Proteins co-encoded in one Malus sylvestris chromosome 7, drMalSylv7.2, whole genome shotgun sequence genomic window:
- the LOC126629161 gene encoding calcineurin B-like protein 4 isoform X2 — translation MGCYCSKEAKTPGYEDPATLAAATPFTVNEVEALYELFKKLSSSIIDDGLIHKEEFQLALFRNKNQRNLFADRIFDLFDVKRNGVIEFGEFVRSLGVFHPDAPVEDKISFAFRLYDLRQTGYIEREELKEMVVALLHESDLVLSDDVIEMIVDKTYSDADKKGDGQIDEEEWKEFVSKHPNMIKNMTLPYLKDITLAFPSFVMTSEVEDSEM, via the exons ATGGGCTGCTATTGTTCGAAGGAAGCTAAAACGCCTGGCTATGAGGACCCTGCGACTCTTGCTGCTGCAACACCTT TTACTGTGAATGAAGTAGAAGCCTTGTACGAGCTTTTTAAGAAATTGAGCAGTTCGATAATTGATGACGGACTTATCCACAAG GAAGAATTTCAGCTCGCGCTCTTCAGGAACAAAAATCAAAGGAATCTTTTTGCAGACAGG ATTTTTGACTTATTTGATGTCAAGCGCAATGGGGTTATTGAGTTTGGAGAATTTGTTCGATCATTAGGTGTCTTTCACCCCGATGCACCTGTAGAAGACAAAATTTCAT TTGCTTTTAGACTGTATGATCTGAGACAAACAGGGTACATTGAGCGAGAGGAG TTGAAGGAGATGGTGGTGGCACTTTTGCACGAATCTGATCTGGTACTCTCGGATGATGTCATTGAAATGATTGTGGATAAG ACATATAGTGATGCAGATAAGAAAGGTGATGGGCAGATTGATGAAGAAGAGTGGAAGGAATTTGTGTCGAAGCATCCGAATATGATAAAGAATATGACTCTCCCGTACTTAAA AGATATAACATTAGCGTTTCCTAGCTTTGTGATGACTTCTGAAGTCGAGGATTCAGAAATGTGA
- the LOC126629152 gene encoding uncharacterized protein LOC126629152 has product MQPVDEDHKKKNLKRSRSFTFDMPVTDPNLTQSLDDCVLFPLEEIVQYPLPGYIAPTSISFSPDDTIITYLFSPDHTLNRKVFAFDLKTGKQELCFSPPDGGLDESNISPEEKLRRERLRERGLGVTRYEWVKTSSKRKAIMVPLPAGIYFQDLSSSNAELNLPRTSGSPIIDPHLSPDGTMLGYVRDCELHVLNLLYNESIQLTYGARGDVLTHGLAEYIAQEEMDRKNGYWWSLDSKFIAFTEVDSSEIPLFRIMHQGKSSVGSEAQEDHAYPFAGASNVKVRLGVVSSAGGPITWMDLLCGGTGQPDSEDEYLARVNWMHGDTLIAQVMNRSHSRLKILKFDIKTGKRTVLLVEEQGTWVSLHDCFTPLDRGITKFSGGFIWASEKTGFKHLYLHDANGTCLGPITEGDWMVEQIAGVNEAAGLVYFTGTLDGPLESHLYCAKLLTDGNQPLQAPVRLTCSKGKHAVVLDHHMKNFVDIHDSLDSPPKVILCSLHDGSYIMPLYEPSLTVPRFKKLQLEPPELVHLQANDGTTLYAALYKPDETRFGPPPYKTLISVYGGPSVQLVSDSWINTVDMKAQFLRSRGILVWKLDNRGTARRGLKFEGSLKYNCGQVDADDQLTGADWLIEKGLARAGHIGLYGWSYGGYLSAMTLARFPDVFRCAVSGAPVTAWDGYDTFYTEKYMGLPSENEEGYESSSVMHHVHKMKGKLLLVHGMIDENVHFRHTARLVNALVAAGKTYELLIFPDERHMPRRHRDRIYMEERIWEFIERNL; this is encoded by the exons ATGCAACCAGTTGATGAGGATCATAAGAAGAAGAATTTAAAGCGTTCGAGATCATTTACTTTCGACATGCCTGTGACCGACCCTAATTTGACACAAAGTCTTGATGACTGTGTTCTTTTCCCACTTGAAGAGATTGTGCAATACCCGTTGCCGGGATACATTGCTCCCACTTCAATCAGTTTCAGTCCCGATGATACTATTATAACTTATTTGTTCAGTCCTGATCACACATTGAATCGAAAGGTATTTGCTTTCGATCTCAAAACTGGCAAGCAAGAGTTGTGTTTCAGTCCCCCTGATGGCGGACTTGACGAGAGTAATATATCACCGGAGGAAAAGTTGAGGAGAGAGAGGTTGAGGGAGCGCGGGTTGGGAGTGACACGGTATGAATGGGTGAAGACAAGCTCGAAAAGGAAAGCAATCATGGTGCCATTGCCAGCTGGG ATTTATTTCCAGGATCTTTCTAGTTCAAATGCCGAGCTTAATCTTCCGAGGACATCAGGTTCACCAATTATTGATCCACATCTGTCACCAGATGGTACAATGCTCGGTTATGTAAGAGATTGCGAGTTGCACGTTCTTAATTTGTTATACAATGAATCTATACAGTTAACGTATGGTGCCAGAGGAGATGTTTTG ACGCATGGCCTTGCTGAATATATAGCTCAG GAAGAAATGGACCGCAAGAATGGGTACTGGTGGTCTCTAGACAGCAAATTCATTGCATTCACAGAAGTTGATTCTTCTGAGATTCCGCTTTTCAGAATCATGCATCAAGGTAAAAGCTCTGTTGGTTCAGAAGCTCAAGAAGATCATGCCTATCCCTTTGCGGGAGCTTCAAATGTCAAAGTTCGCCTAGGCGTGGTTTCTTCTGCTGGAGGCCCTATTACTTGGATGGATCTTCTGTGTGGGGGAACAGGTCAACCAGATAGTGAGGACGAATATCTGGCAAGAGTAAATTGGATGCATGGAGATACTTTAATAGCTCAGGTTATGAACAGGTCACACAGCAGACTAAAGATCCTTAAATTCGATATTAAAACTGGGAAGCGAACAGTTTTATTGGTAGAAGAACAAGGAACATGGGTTAGCTTACATGACTGCTTCACACCTCTGGACCGAGGAATAACTAAATTTTCGGGGGGATTTATCTGGGCGAGCGAGAAAACAGGATTTAAACATCTTTATTTGCATGATGCCAATGGAACATGTTTAGGACCTATCACCGAAGGTGACTGGATGGTTGAGCAGATTGCTGGGGTAAATGAAGCTGCCGGACTTGTTTACTTTACTGGAACCTTAGACGGGCCTTTAGAATCACACCTTTATTGTGCTAAGCTACTCACGGATGGAAACCAACCCTTGCAAGCTCCAGTGAGGTTGACTTGTAGCAAGGGGAAGCATGCGGTGGTGCTTGATCATCATATGAAGAACTTTGTTGATATACATGACTCCCTTGATTCTCCCCCTAAAGTTATACTGTGCTCCTTGCACGATGGAAGCTATATTATGCCTCTGTATGAGCCGTCATTAACGGTTCCAAGATTCAAAAAGCTTCAACTTGAGCCACCGGAGTTAGTTCATTTGCAGGCTAATGATGGAACAACATTGTATGCAGCTCTATACAAGCCTGATGAAACAAGATTTGGACCTCCTCCTTACAAAACTTTGATCAGCGTGTATGGTGGACCGAGTGTGCAGCTCGTCTCTGATTCTTGGATTAATACAGTTGACATGAAAGCGCAGTTTCTCAGAAGCAGAGGCATCTTAGTATGGAAG TTAGATAATAGAGGAACTGCTCGGCGTGGGCTGAAGTTCGAAGGTTCTTTAAAATACAATTGTGGTCAGGTTGATGCCGACGACCAGCTGACTGGAGCCGACTGGCTTATAGAAAAAGGGTTAGCACGAGCAGGTCACATTGGATTGTATGGTTGGAGCTATGGCGGATATCTTTCAGCTATGACTCTTGCCAGGTTTCCTGATGTCTTCCGGTGTGCAGTGTCCGGTGCCCCTGTTACAGCATGGGACGGGTATGACACATTCTATACCGAGAAATACATGGGACTGCCTTCTGAGAACGAGGAAGGATACGAGTCTAGCTCCGTCATGCACCATGTGCACAAGATGAAAGGAAAGTTGTTACTTGTCCATGGCATGATCGATGAAAATGTTCATTTCAGGCATACTGCCAGGCTTGTCAATGCACTTGTTGCGGCTGGAAAGACTTACGAGCTATTAATTTTTCCAGACGAACGCCACATGCCACGGCGTCATAGGGATCGGATTTACATGGAAGAGAGAATCTGGGAGTTCATAGAAAGAAACTTGTGA
- the LOC126629161 gene encoding calcineurin B-like protein 4 isoform X1 has product MGCYCSKEAKTPGYEDPATLAAATPFAVTVNEVEALYELFKKLSSSIIDDGLIHKEEFQLALFRNKNQRNLFADRIFDLFDVKRNGVIEFGEFVRSLGVFHPDAPVEDKISFAFRLYDLRQTGYIEREELKEMVVALLHESDLVLSDDVIEMIVDKTYSDADKKGDGQIDEEEWKEFVSKHPNMIKNMTLPYLKDITLAFPSFVMTSEVEDSEM; this is encoded by the exons ATGGGCTGCTATTGTTCGAAGGAAGCTAAAACGCCTGGCTATGAGGACCCTGCGACTCTTGCTGCTGCAACACCTT TTGCAGTTACTGTGAATGAAGTAGAAGCCTTGTACGAGCTTTTTAAGAAATTGAGCAGTTCGATAATTGATGACGGACTTATCCACAAG GAAGAATTTCAGCTCGCGCTCTTCAGGAACAAAAATCAAAGGAATCTTTTTGCAGACAGG ATTTTTGACTTATTTGATGTCAAGCGCAATGGGGTTATTGAGTTTGGAGAATTTGTTCGATCATTAGGTGTCTTTCACCCCGATGCACCTGTAGAAGACAAAATTTCAT TTGCTTTTAGACTGTATGATCTGAGACAAACAGGGTACATTGAGCGAGAGGAG TTGAAGGAGATGGTGGTGGCACTTTTGCACGAATCTGATCTGGTACTCTCGGATGATGTCATTGAAATGATTGTGGATAAG ACATATAGTGATGCAGATAAGAAAGGTGATGGGCAGATTGATGAAGAAGAGTGGAAGGAATTTGTGTCGAAGCATCCGAATATGATAAAGAATATGACTCTCCCGTACTTAAA AGATATAACATTAGCGTTTCCTAGCTTTGTGATGACTTCTGAAGTCGAGGATTCAGAAATGTGA
- the LOC126629159 gene encoding LOW QUALITY PROTEIN: SART-1 family protein DOT2 (The sequence of the model RefSeq protein was modified relative to this genomic sequence to represent the inferred CDS: deleted 1 base in 1 codon), whose amino-acid sequence MELIAKTKNTLILLQRTIRRRRAFQMEFFAVGKGLSGALKLLKERGSLEVKHDTDAVRMTDELGRPMTQKEAYNRLSHAFHRKGPGKRKQEKCRKQFEKEQKLKQMSSSDTPLQSMETVREAQAQLRKPYLVLSGHVHPGQTSDPASGFATVEQFDLPRGLPLIPGERRRKSDPESSGKQKSVTLELQALLFLVLMNLVSPIRTVNKFNFRDLKKFRENFQVLLLIV is encoded by the exons ATGGAATTGATCGCGAAGACAAAGAACACATTAATCCTCCTGCAGAGGACCATAAGGAGGAGAAGGGCGTTTCAGATGGAATTTTTCGCGGTTGGGAAAGGCTTATCGGGTGCTCTGAAGCTGCTGAAAGAGCGAGGAAGCCTTGAAGTAAAACATGATACGGATGCAgttcggatgactgatgaattAGGTCGGCCTATGACGCAAAAGGAAGCGTATAACAGACTTTCGCACGCATTCCACAGGAAGGGGCCTGGCAAAAGGAAGCAAGAAAAGTGCAGGAAGCAATTCGAGAAGGAACAGAAACTGAAGCAGATGAGTAGTTCAGACACGCCATTACAGTCCATGGAGACAGTGAGGGAAGCTCAAGCTCAGTTGCGAAAACCCTACCTTGTCCTCAGCGGTCACGTTCATCCGGGTCAGACAAGCGATCCAGCGAGCGGATTTGCCACCGTCGAACAGTTT GATCTTCCAAGGGGCTTGCCTCTCATTCCCGGTGAAAGAAGGCGCAAATCTGACCCTGAAAGTTCAGGGAAACAAAAAAGCGTAACACTTGAACTTCAAGctcttttgtttcttgttttaatgAACTTAGTTTCCCCTATAAGAACtgtgaataaatttaacttTCGAGATTTAAAGAAGTTTagagaaaattttcaagttcTGCTGTTGATTGTTTGA
- the LOC126629160 gene encoding SART-1 family protein DOT2-like, with protein MKVNFKKPKNKKSFRKKQKLDVDALEAEAVSAGLGAADLGSRNGAHRQGVREEKERLEAERRDNIYKVAYAKADEASKSLQLLEQKVLSVKADQEYNEFNVISTDDEEEDLYMSLERARKSALRTNDEKEEKASGGPEAIAFLATTSTGRSQIQNAADDDRNRIPSSSEDHSGEKKVVITERMSFWWVSSLIKVNPTWILKAKMFPICKKMIMLKKLW; from the coding sequence ATGAAGGTTAATTTTAAGAAGCCAAAGAATAAGAAATCATTCCGGAAGAAGCAGAAACTAGATGTGGATGCCCTTGAAGCAGAAGCAGTCTCGGCAGGGCTTGGTGCTGCTGATCTTGGTTCTCGGAATGGTGCACATAGGCAGGGAGTCAGAGAGGAGAAAGAAAGATTGGAAGCTGAAAGGAGAGACAACATCTACAAGGTAGCATATGCGAAAGCAGACGAGGCATCTAAATCGTTGCAACTGCTTGAACAAAAAGTGCTTTCTGTTAAAGCTGATCAGgaatataatgaatttaatgttaTCTCTACAGATGATGAGGAGGAGGATCTCTACATGTCCTTGGAGAGAGCAAGAAAATCGGCTCTTAGAACAAATGACGAAAAGGAGGAGAAAGCATCCGGTGGTCCAGAAGCAATTGCATTCCTTGCCACCACCAGCACTGGCAGAAGTCAGATTCAAAATGCAGCAGATGATGATCGGAATCGAATCCCCTCAAGCAGTGAAGATCATTCCGGAGAAAAGAAGGTTGTCATCACAGAACGAATGAGTTTTTGGTGGGTCTCAAGCTTGATCAAAGTCAATCCCACATGGATCCTGAAAGCGAAGATGTTTCCAATATGTAAGAAGATGATCATGCTGAAGAAACTATGGTGA